A single Pantoea rwandensis DNA region contains:
- a CDS encoding biofilm development regulator YmgB/AriR family protein, protein MQLNEQNTSTEASIIQHFRSGGDKLAAETAVLDAVIRDIVIHGKKVTSKAIILYLIAELESTTDMVELDILRSALEIVVGKTPDDEGF, encoded by the coding sequence ATGCAGCTTAATGAACAAAACACCTCTACAGAAGCAAGCATCATTCAGCACTTTCGCAGCGGCGGCGACAAGCTGGCCGCAGAAACTGCCGTGCTAGACGCTGTTATCCGCGACATCGTCATTCATGGTAAAAAGGTAACCAGCAAAGCGATCATACTTTACCTGATCGCCGAGCTGGAGAGCACGACAGATATGGTTGAGCTTGACATACTACGCAGCGCGCTGGAAATTGTGGTGGGCAAAACGCCTGACGACGAAGGTTTTTGA
- the ycgZ gene encoding regulatory protein YcgZ, which yields MRQNVTKFPDSASDIAYYFSKASAPTQQETLGQIVVEILRAGKNLNRKAICTKLLRRLEVAANQEEERHYQTLIGMLFER from the coding sequence ATGCGTCAGAACGTTACGAAATTCCCGGACTCCGCCAGCGATATTGCGTATTACTTCAGTAAAGCATCGGCGCCGACCCAGCAGGAAACGCTGGGACAGATTGTCGTTGAAATCCTGCGCGCAGGCAAGAACCTTAACCGTAAGGCTATCTGTACCAAACTGCTGCGCCGCCTTGAAGTGGCGGCGAATCAGGAAGAAGAGCGTCATTATCAAACACTAATCGGCATGCTGTTTGAACGCTGA
- a CDS encoding biofilm development regulator YmgB/AriR family protein — protein MRQDGLPPEKDAGLTGYFSQVTHPCQIALLGRITVEILRKERRLTRTAVCLKLIARLDATSDETEAAHLMDLLRMLFNR, from the coding sequence ATGCGACAGGACGGACTACCACCTGAAAAAGATGCCGGGCTCACCGGTTACTTTAGCCAGGTTACCCACCCCTGCCAGATTGCGCTGCTGGGCCGCATTACCGTTGAAATCCTGCGAAAGGAGCGCCGGCTGACTCGGACTGCTGTGTGCCTGAAACTGATAGCGCGGCTCGACGCGACCAGCGATGAAACCGAGGCGGCACACCTGATGGATCTGCTCAGGATGCTTTTTAATCGCTGA
- a CDS encoding YgdI/YgdR family lipoprotein, producing the protein MNIKGIGFLLIASAFAVSVTGCSSNQAIKTTDGRTIVTDGKPQIDSDTGLVSYKDAQSGRTEQINRDKITNMSELDN; encoded by the coding sequence ATGAATATAAAAGGCATAGGTTTCCTGTTAATTGCTTCAGCTTTCGCAGTTTCAGTTACGGGCTGTTCTTCAAATCAGGCTATTAAGACTACTGACGGTCGTACCATCGTGACAGATGGTAAGCCTCAAATCGACAGTGATACGGGCTTAGTATCTTACAAAGATGCCCAGTCAGGACGAACTGAACAAATCAACCGCGATAAAATCACCAACATGAGTGAATTAGATAATTGA
- a CDS encoding YgdI/YgdR family lipoprotein, translating into MKKITFSMLAALIALSALTGCTRTSYAIHTNDGRTIVSDGKPKETEAGLLGYTDANGVKQQINKQEVKEVSEIPH; encoded by the coding sequence ATGAAAAAAATCACTTTCTCAATGTTAGCCGCGCTTATCGCGCTGTCGGCTTTAACTGGCTGTACCCGGACAAGTTATGCCATTCATACTAATGATGGTAGAACAATTGTCAGCGATGGTAAGCCTAAAGAGACTGAAGCAGGATTGCTAGGTTACACTGATGCTAACGGCGTTAAGCAACAGATTAATAAGCAGGAAGTCAAAGAAGTATCAGAAATACCACATTAA
- a CDS encoding GGDEF domain-containing phosphodiesterase: MNKNLNAINERHKRALEALLAPDEERDNVLRKFVHLANQALGIPGSFISVLDEEFQYIRASHNFSLKHSKREESLCQHVVDGDSALIVSDTWLDARFLTHRFVTGEPYIRFYAGVPLKDREGQVLGTFCVTDREPHPFSDTQLATLKQLAELVMSFLEAWHATGFNDPVTHLPNRSRLISDMQSLAAEGDKFKRRLIIIDCLKMAHAYDLAKTVGMMPVEELLRDIAIKLPRRLSPQNGEMIYAISTGRFAILVRDESRLDASWIAGRMEGICAELGNGISITLTSHAGQTDFTAISSKAYDVVRRASAALEEAIDKNLPSVIYKESEEIKRSNDFTLMNELSDAIRFDKGLYLVYQPKTCLKSGQPVGLEALIRWTHPVRGELSPAAFVPMAEQTDLLHEMTEWVIDTTIACLKRLNRQNIQLPVTINVSLNDFAKSNFADLLESKMLEARLPNNLLGIECLETERIIENAQALSGLHRLYEKGFNISLDDFGTGYSNISYLRRMPLDVIKLDRSLISGVLKDASSLIIARSIIKMLKELDYTVLAEGVEDAEVATLLSDFGCDQAQGYFFAKPLSDPELDIWLHRRLRN; this comes from the coding sequence ATGAATAAAAATTTAAATGCTATTAATGAACGTCATAAGCGTGCGCTTGAAGCCCTTCTCGCCCCTGATGAAGAAAGGGACAATGTCCTGAGGAAATTTGTACATTTAGCCAATCAGGCGCTGGGTATCCCTGGGAGCTTCATTTCAGTTTTAGATGAGGAATTTCAATACATACGGGCCTCGCATAATTTCTCACTGAAACACTCAAAAAGAGAAGAGTCTTTATGCCAACATGTTGTTGATGGCGACAGTGCACTCATCGTTTCAGATACATGGCTTGATGCTCGTTTCTTAACCCACCGCTTTGTTACTGGTGAACCTTACATTCGTTTTTATGCTGGCGTTCCGCTTAAAGATCGAGAAGGCCAAGTATTAGGTACTTTTTGTGTGACTGATCGGGAACCACATCCCTTCAGCGATACGCAGCTCGCAACGCTTAAACAGCTTGCTGAGTTAGTAATGTCATTTCTGGAAGCCTGGCATGCCACCGGTTTTAATGACCCTGTTACTCACTTGCCTAACCGCTCACGATTAATCAGCGATATGCAGTCGCTCGCTGCAGAGGGAGATAAGTTCAAGCGTCGTCTGATTATTATTGATTGCCTGAAAATGGCACATGCTTATGACTTAGCTAAAACAGTTGGAATGATGCCGGTTGAAGAACTTCTCAGGGATATAGCTATAAAATTGCCTCGCCGGTTAAGTCCTCAAAACGGTGAGATGATTTATGCGATTTCCACGGGACGCTTCGCCATTCTGGTTCGCGACGAAAGCCGCCTGGACGCCTCGTGGATTGCCGGGCGTATGGAAGGCATCTGTGCAGAATTAGGTAATGGGATATCAATTACCCTCACTTCCCATGCGGGCCAAACGGATTTTACGGCAATTTCATCCAAAGCCTATGATGTCGTTCGCCGTGCTTCGGCTGCACTTGAGGAAGCGATCGATAAAAACTTACCTTCAGTCATTTATAAAGAGTCAGAAGAAATAAAACGTTCGAATGATTTTACGCTTATGAATGAGCTTTCTGATGCAATACGTTTTGATAAGGGCCTGTACCTTGTATATCAGCCTAAAACTTGCCTCAAATCGGGTCAGCCCGTCGGCCTTGAGGCGCTGATACGTTGGACACATCCTGTCAGAGGTGAACTCTCACCCGCGGCATTTGTACCAATGGCTGAACAAACGGACCTACTGCATGAGATGACAGAATGGGTGATTGACACGACGATAGCCTGCCTTAAGCGACTCAATCGACAAAATATTCAATTGCCCGTCACAATAAACGTCAGCCTGAACGATTTCGCAAAAAGCAATTTTGCAGATCTACTGGAATCGAAAATGCTTGAGGCCCGATTACCTAATAACCTACTGGGAATTGAATGCCTTGAAACTGAGCGAATTATTGAAAATGCACAGGCACTATCCGGCTTGCATAGACTTTATGAAAAAGGGTTTAACATATCTCTGGATGATTTTGGGACAGGTTACAGTAACATCAGTTACCTGCGACGTATGCCGCTAGATGTAATAAAACTTGATCGCTCACTCATATCAGGTGTACTCAAAGATGCCTCATCGCTCATCATAGCGCGCAGTATTATCAAAATGTTAAAAGAACTTGATTATACGGTGCTCGCGGAGGGTGTAGAGGACGCTGAAGTAGCCACTCTTCTGAGTGATTTCGGTTGCGACCAGGCTCAGGGGTATTTTTTTGCTAAGCCGCTATCTGATCCTGAACTGGACATATGGCTTCACAGACGCTTGAGGAACTGA
- a CDS encoding methyl-accepting chemotaxis protein, translating to MKFLTNFTIRRVVQCILVAAFIVVALAGLYGSEILRDLHKQTQREGKLVAELIFLTRAGNVMNSGDDSLKRTLAGEVPATPDWNEFRTALTGSDINFNSVSKERLEFLREKLADKENAFNDDRQKLELAFTVASLFIIVLLVFCDRFLVVHLVEPLTTLREHFRGIASGELTNPLQDLGRNCVGQLVPLVKTMQDSLLLTVLSIKKNTDLLKREAEDIEAGNTDLSGRTTQQASSLEQTAHSITQLSANVQQNALSADEASSLAEKAAYITGEGETLVNSVGLMMNGITEEAEKIRQFTATVNSIAFQTNILALNAAVEAARAGEQGRGFAVVATEVRTLAQRSASAAKEIEGLINATLSRVNEGKEVADRAGNTMEALTQCVFSVDELIRKISYASNEQSKGIIQVTQAVTDLERVTQQNSTLVRHVASSAVRLNSRTEDMAKTIIHFALPATNQV from the coding sequence ATGAAATTTCTTACAAACTTTACTATTCGCCGGGTAGTGCAGTGCATTCTTGTTGCCGCTTTTATTGTTGTTGCTCTTGCTGGTTTATATGGTTCAGAAATCTTAAGAGATCTACATAAACAAACGCAGCGTGAAGGAAAGTTGGTAGCTGAACTTATCTTTCTGACCCGAGCAGGTAATGTGATGAATTCAGGTGACGATTCCTTGAAGAGAACCCTGGCAGGAGAAGTTCCTGCTACACCAGACTGGAATGAATTTCGAACAGCCTTGACAGGTTCTGATATAAATTTTAATTCAGTATCAAAAGAGCGTTTGGAATTCCTCCGGGAGAAACTGGCTGATAAAGAGAATGCATTCAATGATGATCGTCAAAAACTCGAGTTAGCTTTCACCGTTGCCTCATTATTTATCATTGTGTTACTGGTGTTCTGCGACCGTTTTCTGGTCGTGCACCTCGTTGAGCCTCTGACAACCTTAAGGGAACATTTCAGAGGAATTGCTTCCGGCGAACTGACTAATCCATTGCAAGATTTGGGTAGAAATTGTGTAGGGCAGCTGGTACCACTGGTGAAAACCATGCAAGACAGTCTTTTGTTAACTGTACTTTCCATCAAGAAAAATACGGACCTGCTGAAGCGTGAGGCTGAAGACATCGAAGCGGGCAATACTGACCTCTCTGGCAGGACTACTCAACAGGCATCTTCCTTAGAGCAGACAGCCCATAGTATTACCCAATTGAGTGCAAACGTTCAGCAAAATGCATTAAGTGCTGATGAAGCAAGCAGTCTTGCAGAGAAAGCGGCATACATAACCGGAGAAGGCGAAACGCTGGTGAACTCAGTTGGGCTCATGATGAATGGTATTACCGAGGAAGCCGAAAAAATACGGCAGTTTACCGCCACAGTTAACAGTATCGCATTTCAGACAAATATACTGGCGTTAAACGCTGCCGTTGAAGCAGCACGGGCAGGAGAACAGGGCAGAGGATTCGCTGTTGTTGCTACAGAAGTTCGTACACTTGCTCAGCGCAGCGCAAGTGCAGCCAAAGAAATTGAAGGGTTAATCAATGCAACTCTCTCTCGTGTGAATGAAGGCAAAGAGGTCGCAGATCGTGCCGGGAACACTATGGAAGCGTTGACCCAATGCGTTTTTTCAGTTGATGAACTCATCAGGAAAATATCTTATGCTTCAAATGAACAGAGCAAAGGGATCATTCAGGTGACGCAGGCAGTAACCGATCTCGAACGGGTCACACAGCAAAATTCCACATTGGTCAGGCATGTTGCCAGCTCAGCCGTAAGGCTCAATAGCAGAACCGAAGACATGGCTAAGACCATCATTCATTTCGCATTACCGGCAACCAATCAAGTGTAA
- a CDS encoding DUF3606 domain-containing protein yields MRLVMKDPIQRRIPHDLTQVIINEHWQITYWTLTLQTTQERLTRAIREVGSNTEQILAWLRDHPPLITPKTMI; encoded by the coding sequence ATGAGGTTAGTCATGAAAGACCCGATTCAACGTCGCATCCCCCATGATTTGACGCAGGTAATAATTAACGAGCACTGGCAAATAACCTACTGGACTCTTACGCTCCAAACCACTCAGGAAAGGCTGACCAGAGCTATCAGGGAAGTAGGTTCAAATACAGAACAGATACTTGCATGGCTCAGGGATCATCCCCCTCTCATAACACCCAAGACCATGATTTAA
- the amyA gene encoding alpha-amylase produces MKNPTLLQAFHWYYPDGGKLWPELTERASGLNESGINMVWLPPAYKGAGGATSVGYDTYDLFDLGEFEQKGSISTKYGNKEDLLRAISSLKNNDIAVLLDVVVNHKMGADEKEAVQVNRVDENDRTKIDEEVVSCEAWTRYTFPARAGKYSQFMWDFKCFNGVDHIENPSEDGVFKIVNDYTGEGWNQQVDEEMGNFDYLMGSNIDFRNHAVTEEIKYWARWVMEQTGCNGFRLDAVKHIPAWFYKEWIEHVQAVSDTPLFIVAEYWSFELNKLQQYIEQVEGKTMLFDAPLHMKFHEASKQGSDYDLSRIFEGTLVEADPFHAVTLVANHDTQPLQSLEAPVEAWFKPLAYALILLRENGVPSVFYPDLFGADYEDTGNDGETHRVDMPVIDKLDKLLLARQQFAHGVQTSWFDHPNCIAFSRSGTAEQPGCVVIMSNGDDGEKTLNLGESLANRVWRDYLCNSGEVVNTNESGEGVFRCKAGSVSVWVLEEFTS; encoded by the coding sequence ATGAAGAATCCAACTCTGTTACAGGCATTCCACTGGTATTACCCTGATGGTGGTAAACTCTGGCCCGAACTCACCGAGCGAGCGTCAGGCTTGAATGAATCTGGAATAAACATGGTCTGGCTACCGCCTGCCTACAAAGGCGCCGGGGGTGCAACTTCTGTAGGATACGACACTTATGATCTGTTCGATTTGGGAGAATTTGAGCAGAAAGGTAGTATTTCAACAAAGTATGGTAATAAAGAAGATTTACTCAGAGCTATCAGTTCATTGAAAAATAATGATATTGCCGTTTTATTAGATGTTGTTGTTAATCATAAAATGGGGGCTGATGAAAAGGAGGCAGTTCAGGTCAACAGAGTGGACGAAAACGACCGCACGAAAATTGATGAAGAAGTTGTTAGCTGCGAAGCCTGGACACGCTATACCTTTCCGGCCAGAGCGGGAAAATACTCTCAATTTATGTGGGATTTTAAGTGTTTTAATGGTGTAGATCACATTGAAAACCCCTCAGAGGATGGGGTATTTAAGATAGTTAATGATTATACGGGAGAAGGTTGGAATCAGCAGGTTGATGAAGAAATGGGTAATTTTGATTACCTTATGGGCTCAAACATCGATTTTAGAAACCACGCAGTAACTGAAGAAATCAAATACTGGGCACGCTGGGTTATGGAACAAACGGGTTGCAACGGTTTCAGACTTGATGCAGTTAAACATATTCCCGCCTGGTTTTATAAAGAATGGATCGAGCATGTGCAGGCTGTTTCAGACACCCCTCTGTTCATTGTGGCAGAATACTGGTCTTTTGAATTAAATAAATTACAACAGTATATTGAGCAGGTTGAAGGGAAAACAATGCTCTTCGATGCACCTCTTCATATGAAATTTCATGAGGCATCTAAACAAGGTAGTGATTATGATTTGAGTCGAATCTTTGAAGGCACATTAGTTGAAGCCGACCCTTTTCATGCGGTCACATTGGTTGCGAATCATGATACTCAGCCCCTTCAGTCTCTAGAAGCCCCGGTTGAAGCCTGGTTTAAGCCACTGGCGTATGCGCTTATCTTATTGAGAGAAAATGGCGTTCCCTCAGTATTTTACCCGGACCTCTTTGGAGCAGACTATGAAGATACGGGTAATGATGGTGAAACCCATCGTGTTGACATGCCAGTCATAGATAAACTCGATAAGCTACTGCTGGCACGTCAGCAATTCGCGCATGGTGTTCAGACGTCCTGGTTTGATCATCCAAACTGCATTGCATTCAGCCGGAGTGGTACGGCGGAACAACCAGGATGCGTTGTGATAATGTCAAATGGTGATGACGGGGAGAAAACGCTTAATCTTGGTGAATCCTTGGCTAATCGGGTCTGGCGAGATTATCTTTGTAATTCCGGTGAAGTTGTTAATACTAATGAATCGGGAGAAGGCGTGTTTAGATGTAAAGCGGGTAGTGTAAGTGTTTGGGTACTCGAAGAATTTACTTCCTGA
- a CDS encoding DUF2116 family Zn-ribbon domain-containing protein, which produces MDDVDLAQEREEAHLAASLSARKPRLVSRNGNCIWCTYEAIVANTAFCSAECGEDYHKHQREMKQRITGD; this is translated from the coding sequence ATGGATGATGTGGATCTGGCTCAGGAACGTGAAGAAGCGCATTTAGCGGCCTCTTTGTCTGCCCGTAAGCCGCGCCTGGTAAGCCGAAATGGTAACTGCATCTGGTGTACTTATGAGGCAATTGTGGCTAACACCGCTTTTTGTTCTGCAGAGTGTGGCGAGGACTATCACAAGCATCAGCGCGAGATGAAGCAGAGAATTACTGGTGATTGA
- a CDS encoding DUF4113 domain-containing protein: MFALVDANSFYASCETVFRPDLRGKPVVMLSNNDGCVIARSAEAKALQLPMGAPYFKLKDEFRRHKVHVFSSNYALYADMSNRVMTTLEDMAPSVEIYSIDEAFMNLTGDRNCRVLEDYKPQANSDALMRVVDGLNQSGKGKLGFAGQGMQKTWAMKREMLSPAYTTRFSDLPVAR; encoded by the coding sequence ATGTTTGCCTTGGTGGATGCGAACTCCTTCTACGCCAGTTGCGAGACAGTGTTCAGACCTGATCTGCGTGGTAAGCCGGTGGTGATGCTGTCGAATAACGATGGCTGCGTCATCGCGCGATCGGCAGAAGCGAAAGCTCTGCAACTGCCTATGGGGGCACCGTACTTCAAGCTCAAGGATGAGTTCAGACGTCATAAGGTCCATGTGTTTAGCTCGAATTATGCGCTGTATGCGGACATGAGCAACAGGGTGATGACGACGCTGGAAGACATGGCGCCGTCCGTCGAAATTTACTCGATCGACGAAGCATTTATGAACCTGACCGGGGACCGTAACTGCCGCGTACTGGAGGACTACAAACCACAGGCCAACAGTGATGCGCTGATGCGAGTTGTTGACGGCCTTAACCAGAGCGGGAAGGGGAAATTGGGGTTTGCAGGACAGGGAATGCAGAAAACATGGGCCATGAAGCGGGAAATGTTGTCCCCGGCGTACACAACCCGCTTTTCGGACCTGCCCGTTGCGAGGTGA
- a CDS encoding YgiW/YdeI family stress tolerance OB fold protein, which yields MNKVAWIAVMLPLSFGTYAESGGFEAGKTPPPQSKEDAGYKGSEDTSETPVTLIKDFRQGGYVTLEGYIVKKVKGDIYQFRDSTGTVNIDAPVATFKSKTFNSEDKIRVSGKVFGKGKNAHLKVSRIDEP from the coding sequence ATGAATAAAGTTGCCTGGATCGCAGTAATGTTACCTCTCAGTTTTGGCACTTATGCTGAATCTGGCGGATTTGAAGCGGGTAAAACCCCACCCCCTCAGAGCAAAGAAGATGCAGGTTACAAAGGATCCGAAGACACCTCGGAAACACCGGTCACACTGATCAAAGATTTCCGCCAGGGCGGTTATGTCACTCTTGAGGGTTACATCGTTAAAAAAGTGAAAGGCGACATTTATCAGTTTCGTGACAGCACGGGCACGGTGAATATTGACGCCCCAGTAGCTACCTTCAAAAGCAAAACCTTCAATTCTGAAGATAAAATTCGCGTCAGTGGCAAGGTGTTTGGCAAAGGTAAAAATGCGCATTTAAAAGTTTCACGCATAGACGAACCCTGA
- a CDS encoding DUF2767 domain-containing protein has translation MFSLVSKGEERQMQTYDMVFEEACRLVGQCYLELAQRGSATEKEVVATELRNLQLRYRELTGSPNRAVEMAIIQLQPC, from the coding sequence GTGTTTTCTTTAGTTTCTAAAGGTGAGGAGAGGCAGATGCAAACGTACGACATGGTTTTTGAAGAAGCGTGCCGGCTAGTCGGGCAATGTTATCTCGAGCTGGCGCAGCGCGGATCAGCAACAGAAAAAGAGGTGGTAGCGACGGAATTGCGCAATCTGCAACTGCGCTATCGGGAACTCACCGGCTCGCCAAATCGCGCGGTTGAAATGGCGATCATTCAGCTTCAACCCTGTTGA